Sequence from the Thermocoleostomius sinensis A174 genome:
TCGGATTTCACTGCTGCATTATCAAGATGGTGAGAAGCGTTACATTCTGTATCCTCAAGGGCTAACCGTGGGAACAACTGTGGTTGCTGGACCTGATGCGCCGTTTGAAGTCGGAAATGCTCTACCCTTGGGCAACATGCCCTTGGGAACTGTAGTTCACAATGTTGAACTTGTCCCGGGCAAAGGTGGGCAAATTGTGCGGGCGGCTGGAACGGGCGCCCAAGTGGTTGCTAAAGAAGGTAATTTTGTAACGCTGAGGCTGCCTTCGACGGAAGTACGAATGGTACGTCGGGAATGTTACGCAACGATCGGACAGGTGGGCAATGCCGACGTGCGAAATACCAGTTTTGGTAAAGCAGGTCGGAAACGCTGGAAAGGTCGCCGACCTGAAGTCCGGGGTAGCGTTATGAACCCAGTCGATCACCCCCATGGCGGTGGTGAGGGTCGTGCCCCGATCGGTCGTCCGGGTCCTGTCACACCTTGGGGTAAGCCAGCACTGGGGATGAAAACCCGCAAGAAGAAAAAGCTCAGCAATGCCTTGATTGTTCGTCGTCGTCGCCGTACCTCTAAGCGTGGTCGGGGCGGACGCGAATCCTAAAGGTCTTGCACGAAACTCTCCAAGCTTGATCAGAGGTTATTAAACTATGTCCCGTTCACTTAAAAAAGGCCCATTCGTAGCGGATCACCTGCTTAAAAAAATTGAGGTGCTCAATGATAAAAACGAAAAACAGGTTATTAAAACCTGGTCTAGAGCATCCACAATCATTCCCCAGATGATTGGACATACGATCGCCGTTCACAACGGTCGTCAGCATGTTCCAGTTTATGTCACAGAACAAATGGTCGGGCATAAGCTTGGTGAGTTCGCCCCCACTCGTACCTTCCGAGGTCACGCTAAGAGTGACAAGAAGGCTCGTCGCTAAATCAATTTTGGATTTTAGATTGGCGAGTTTAGCAATGATCAAACCAGTCAACATTCAGAATCTAGAATCCAAAATTGCTACAGGAGTAAGGTTATGGCTATTGCGGATAATGAAGTAAAAGCAGTTGCTCGCTATATTCGAATGTCACCGCACAAGGTGCGCCGAGTCTTAGACCAAATTCGGGGGCGTTCTTATCGGGAAGCTTTAATTATTTTGGAGTTTATGCCCTACAAAGCCTGTGAGCCAATTTTAAAAGTGCTGCGATCGGCGGTGGCTAACGCAGAGCACAATGAAGGCTATACTCCGGCTGATCTGGTCATCAGTCAAGCCTTTGCTGATCAAGGTCCCACACTACGGCGCTATCGTCCTCGGGCCCAAGGGCGAGCTTATCAAATTCGGAAGCCAACGTGTCATATTACGATCGCCGTTGCTCCCACTGAAACCGATGAAGCGTAAGTACAGCACATTAATCACCGTTTGATTCAGATAGACAGAGGACGCACCGTGGGACAAAAGATTCATCCAGTTGGGTTTCGTCTAGGAATTACCCAAGAACACAAATCTCGTTGGTTTGCCGATACCGATCGGTATCCCAAGCTGTTGCAAGAAGACTACATTATTCGGAATTTCCTTGAAAAAAATCCAACTAAGCTGAAGAGCTTAGAAAGCCCTGGAATTTCGCAAATCCGCATTGAGCGTAAAGCTGATCAAATCGATCTAGAGGTGCATACGGCACGTCCTGGCGTTGTTGTGGGTCGAGGCGGTCAAGGCATCGAGGAATTGCGAACTGGGTTGCAGCGAGCACTCGGCGATAGCAATCGACAGATTCGCATTAACGTTGTGGAAGTTGCGCGGGTAGATGCTGACGCGGGTCTGATTGCGGAGTACGTCGCTCAACAGTTAGAGCGTCGGGTTTCATTCCGGCGTGTGGTTCGGCAAGCCATTCAACGGGCCCAGCGAGCCGGGGTGGAGGGCATCAAAATTCAAGTCAGCGGCCGACTGAATGGAGCCGAAATTGCCCGCACAGAATATACGCGCGAAGGCAAAGTGCCACTCCATACTCTCAGAGCTGATATTGACTATGCGTACCGTACGGCTCAAACCATCTATGGAATTTTGGGCATCAAGGTTTGGATCTTCAAGGGAGAAATTATTCCCGGACAAGAAGAGGTTGCCCAGCCTGCCAACAATCAACCGCGCCGTCGCCAGCAACGTCGTCGCCAGCAATACGAAGATCGATCGAACGAAGGCTAAGGCAGTGAGGAGAAAGGATTCACTAATCCGGCATTCCTCATCCCTCATCCTTCATCCTTCCAGAGGTACTAGCCATGTTAAGTCCTAGAAGAACAAAATTCCGAAAGCAGCAACGCGGGCGCATGAAGGGAATGGCGACCGTGGGTAATGAAATTAATTTTGGCGATTTTGCCTTGCAAGCGCTAGAGCCTTGCTGGATCACATCGCGTCAGATTGAAGCCAGTCGTCGTGCCATGACTCGTTACATTCGTCGGGGCGGCAAGATTTGGATTCGTATCTTCCCGGATAAACCTGTCACCATGCGCCCAGCGGAAACCCGAATGGGATCGGGCAAAGGAAATCCAGAGTTTTGGGTTGCTGTAGTCAAACCAGGGCGAATTCTATTTGAAGTGGCTGGTGTTCCTGAGGCAACGGCTCGCGAAGCTATGCGCTTGGCACAATATAAGCTCCCCATCAAGACCAAGTTTATCGCCCGTCAATCGGAGGAGTCATAACCTATGCCCTTACCAAAAATTGATGAGATCCGCGACCTCAGCGATCAGGAAGTCAGCGATCAAATTGTTTCAGTCAAGAAAGAGTTGTTTCAATTGCGGTTTCAAAAGGCAACCCGTCAGCTAGAAAAACCTCATCAGTTTAAGCATTTGCGCCATCGCTTAGCCCAACTGATGACTATCGAACGAGAACGCCAACTTGCAGCAATGAAGGCAACTCCAGACTCAGACTCAACAGCAGATGATGAATAGGCAGGTACAGGAGTAGACACTTCAATGGCAGCAAAAGAGCGAGTCGGCTTAGTCGTCAGCGACAAGATGGATAAGACGGTAGTAGTAGCGGTTGAAAACCGTGCTCCTCATCCCAAATACCGCAAAATTATGGTGCAAACCAAGCGGTATAAAGTGCACGACGAAGAAAACAAATGTCAGGTGGGCGATCGAGTCCGCATTCAAGAAACCCGTCCATTGAGCCGAACCAAGCGGTGGGCAGTGGTGGAAATCGTTAGCCACTCGTTTGTTCCTCAAGCGAGTTCTGAACTCGCGGTTGAAGCGGCTGCACCCACTGATCCAGTAGACCCCCCTGATGTAAACACTCCGGATGCAGGCGAAGAGGGAGAGGACGCATGATTCAACAAGAAACCTATTTGAACGTAGCAGACAACAGCGGTGCACGTAAGCTCATGTGCATTCGTGTTCTTGGTGGAAATCGCCGCTATGCCAACGTGGGAGATGTCATCATCGCCGTTGTCAAAGATGCGATTCCAAATATGGGCGTGAAAAAATCGGATGTGGTTCGAGCAGTCGTTGTTCGAACTAAGAAAGGATTACGGCGCGATAGTGGCATGTCCATTCGGTTTGATGATAATGCGGCTGTCATCATTAACGCAGAAGGGAATCCTCGTGGGACACGAGTATTTGGGCCAGTGGCTCGTGAGCTACGCGATAAAAACTTCACCAAGATTGTTTCACTGGCGCCGGAGGTACTGTGATGACTAAAAAGGTTCGCTATAAAGTGCATGTGAAGAAGGGCGATACCGTTCAGGTCATTGCCGGACGAGAGAAAGGTAAAGTAGGCGAGATTCTGCGGGTCATTCCGGAGTCCAGCAAAGTAGTGGTTAAAGGAGTAAACGTGAGAACAAAGCATGTCAAGCCCCAGGGCGAAGGCGAGTCGGGTCAAATTACGACGTTTGAAGCACCGATTCACAGCTCTAATGTCATGCTCTACTCTACTAAACAAAAGGTGGCTAGCCGCATTTGCTACACCTTTAACGCGGACGGACGCAAGGTGCGGATGTTGAAGAAAACAGGCGAAATCATTGATTAGTCTGTAAGCGCTAGGACGAACGCTAAAGAATAGCCCGCGCGCGTCACTCTTAACCTTTTTCCTACCTTTTAGTTCCCTGACCAAGACCAGGGAGGAGTGATTCTAAAACACTATGGCAACTAGACTAAAAACCCAGTATCAAGAAACGATCGTTCCCAAGCTGATGGAGCAGTTTCAGTACACCAACATCCATCAGGTTCCTAAGGTTGTAAAAGTGACAGTCAATCGGGGCTTGGGAGAAGCAGCACAAAACGCGAAGGCAATGGAATCATCCTTGAGCGAAATTGCCATCATTACCGGACAGAAGCCCGTTGTCACCCGTGCCAAAAAAGCGATCGCGGGCTTCAAAATCCGCAAAGGCATGCCAGTTGGCATCATGGTGACACTTCGTTCCGATCGCATGTACGCTTTTCTCGATCGGTTGATGAATTTGGCTCTTCCTCGCATTCGTGACTTCCGAGGTGTGAGTCCGAAAAGCTTTGATGGACGAGGTAATTACACCCTTGGCATTCGCGAACAGTTAATTTTTCCAGAAGTGGACTACGATTCCATCGACCAAATTCGAGGAATGGACATTTCTATCATCACGACTGCCAATACAGATGAAGAGGGCCGTGCCCTATTAAAAGAATTAGGAATGCCCTTTCGGGATAACTGAAACAGTTTCGCAAAGAGGAAACTATGGCGGCTAACGACACAATTGCAGATATGTTAACGCGCATTCGTAACGCAAATTTAGCGCGACACCAGACCACAGAAGTACCATCAACTCGCATGACTCAGAACATTGCCAGAGTTCTGCGCGACGAAGGGTTCATCACAGACTTTAGCGAGAGAGAAGAGGGAGCTAAGCGCATGCTGGTAATTTCCCTCAAATATAAAGGCAGAAATCGTCGTCCTATCATTACGGCGTTACAGCGCGTCAGCAAACCTGGGCTACGAGTGTATTCAAACCGGAAGGAACTCCCTAGAGTTTTGGGTGGCATTGGTATTGCCATTATTTCTACCTCTAGCGGTATTATGACCGATCGCGATGCCCGTCGGCAGGGCTTGGGTGGAGAGGTGCTTTGCTACGTCTGGTAGGGCAAAAAGGTCGTTAGTTCTTCGCGTGGTAAACCCTGTAACAGTAACTAACTGCTGATATTTAGTTAGGAGAGAAAAGAATGTCTCGTATTGGTAAGCGCCCTATCCCAATTCCCCAAAAAGTGACGGTCACGGTTGATGGTCAACACGTAGCTGTCAAAGGGCCCAAGGGAGAACTATCCCGCACCTTACCCGCCGAAGTGGAAGTTGTGCAGG
This genomic interval carries:
- the rpsH gene encoding 30S ribosomal protein S8, whose amino-acid sequence is MAANDTIADMLTRIRNANLARHQTTEVPSTRMTQNIARVLRDEGFITDFSEREEGAKRMLVISLKYKGRNRRPIITALQRVSKPGLRVYSNRKELPRVLGGIGIAIISTSSGIMTDRDARRQGLGGEVLCYVW
- the rpmC gene encoding 50S ribosomal protein L29; protein product: MPLPKIDEIRDLSDQEVSDQIVSVKKELFQLRFQKATRQLEKPHQFKHLRHRLAQLMTIERERQLAAMKATPDSDSTADDE
- the rpsS gene encoding 30S ribosomal protein S19 — encoded protein: MSRSLKKGPFVADHLLKKIEVLNDKNEKQVIKTWSRASTIIPQMIGHTIAVHNGRQHVPVYVTEQMVGHKLGEFAPTRTFRGHAKSDKKARR
- the rplE gene encoding 50S ribosomal protein L5, which translates into the protein MATRLKTQYQETIVPKLMEQFQYTNIHQVPKVVKVTVNRGLGEAAQNAKAMESSLSEIAIITGQKPVVTRAKKAIAGFKIRKGMPVGIMVTLRSDRMYAFLDRLMNLALPRIRDFRGVSPKSFDGRGNYTLGIREQLIFPEVDYDSIDQIRGMDISIITTANTDEEGRALLKELGMPFRDN
- the rplB gene encoding 50S ribosomal protein L2 encodes the protein MGIRYYRPYTPGTRERVVSDFAEVTRSEPERSLTVSIHRAKGRNNRGVITCRHRGGGHKRLYRIIDFYRNKHNIPAKVVSIEYDPNRNARISLLHYQDGEKRYILYPQGLTVGTTVVAGPDAPFEVGNALPLGNMPLGTVVHNVELVPGKGGQIVRAAGTGAQVVAKEGNFVTLRLPSTEVRMVRRECYATIGQVGNADVRNTSFGKAGRKRWKGRRPEVRGSVMNPVDHPHGGGEGRAPIGRPGPVTPWGKPALGMKTRKKKKLSNALIVRRRRRTSKRGRGGRES
- the rplV gene encoding 50S ribosomal protein L22 — translated: MAIADNEVKAVARYIRMSPHKVRRVLDQIRGRSYREALIILEFMPYKACEPILKVLRSAVANAEHNEGYTPADLVISQAFADQGPTLRRYRPRAQGRAYQIRKPTCHITIAVAPTETDEA
- the rplX gene encoding 50S ribosomal protein L24; translation: MTKKVRYKVHVKKGDTVQVIAGREKGKVGEILRVIPESSKVVVKGVNVRTKHVKPQGEGESGQITTFEAPIHSSNVMLYSTKQKVASRICYTFNADGRKVRMLKKTGEIID
- the rplP gene encoding 50S ribosomal protein L16 is translated as MLSPRRTKFRKQQRGRMKGMATVGNEINFGDFALQALEPCWITSRQIEASRRAMTRYIRRGGKIWIRIFPDKPVTMRPAETRMGSGKGNPEFWVAVVKPGRILFEVAGVPEATAREAMRLAQYKLPIKTKFIARQSEES
- the rplN gene encoding 50S ribosomal protein L14, yielding MIQQETYLNVADNSGARKLMCIRVLGGNRRYANVGDVIIAVVKDAIPNMGVKKSDVVRAVVVRTKKGLRRDSGMSIRFDDNAAVIINAEGNPRGTRVFGPVARELRDKNFTKIVSLAPEVL
- the rpsC gene encoding 30S ribosomal protein S3; the protein is MGQKIHPVGFRLGITQEHKSRWFADTDRYPKLLQEDYIIRNFLEKNPTKLKSLESPGISQIRIERKADQIDLEVHTARPGVVVGRGGQGIEELRTGLQRALGDSNRQIRINVVEVARVDADAGLIAEYVAQQLERRVSFRRVVRQAIQRAQRAGVEGIKIQVSGRLNGAEIARTEYTREGKVPLHTLRADIDYAYRTAQTIYGILGIKVWIFKGEIIPGQEEVAQPANNQPRRRQQRRRQQYEDRSNEG